Genomic segment of Ruegeria sp. TM1040:
GCACGTGCGCGTCATTGTCGTCCGCGCCAGGAAGACCGCCGATCATGACGATGCTGTCGTCAATCCGTACTTCGGCATGCATCAAGCTCCCATCCTCCTGATCAAGGCGTTGCAATAAATTCGCCTCAAATACCGTTTGCAGGAATGAGATCGTACCTTCCGGATCATGGCAGATGAGATAAGGGCATAGCGAGGGGTAGTCTGTGGGTTTCCAAGACTCTCTCATGAACTGTCCTCCTTCAGCCTATTTCAGCCGGGCGGTTATTGACGCTCCACTCAATAATCTACCGTAACTTTAAGAATATTCCACAGGAACAATAATTTGAGAAATAAAAAAACAGGCAGCCGAAGCCGCCTGTTGTCACATTTATGTGTGCAGCCTCTGCTGAGGCCCAGGATCAATCGCGCAGAAGCTCGTTGATGCCTGTCTTGGAACGGGTTTTCTCGTCCACGCGTTTCACGATGACCGCGCAGTAGAGGTTGATGCCGTTTTTCGAGGGCATGGAGCCTGCAACAACAACGGAATAGGGCGGCACTTCGCCGTACATGACTTCACCGGTTTCGCGGTCGACGATCTTGGTGGACTGGCCAATGAACACGCCCATGCCAAGCACGGAACCTTCGCGCACGATCACGCCTTCGACCACCTCGGAACGCGCACCGATAAAGCAATTGTCCTCGATGATGGTCGGGCCGGCCTGCATCGGCTCCAGAACGCCGCCGATCCCGACGCCACCCGAGAGGTGAACGCCTTTGCCGATCTGTGCGCAAGATCCAACCGTGGCCCAAGTGTCGACCATAGTGCCTTCGTCGACATAGGCGCCGAGGTTTACAAAAGAGGGCATCAAGACCACGCCCGGTGCGATGTAGGCAGATTTGCGGACAACGCAGTTCGGCACCGCGCGGAAACCAGCGGTTTTCCAGTCAGCGGCTTCCCAGCCTTTGAACTTGCTGTCGACCTTGTCCCACCAGCCGGAGCCCTGCGGGCCACCAGATTGCTCTTCCATGTCCTTCAGGCGGAAACCAAGCAAAACGGCCTTTTTGGCCCATTGGTTGACGTGCCAGTCACCGCTGTCCTGCTTTTCTGCGACGCGCAGTTTCCCGCTATCGAGCG
This window contains:
- a CDS encoding VOC family protein yields the protein MRESWKPTDYPSLCPYLICHDPEGTISFLQTVFEANLLQRLDQEDGSLMHAEVRIDDSIVMIGGLPGADDNDAHVHLYVPDVQEAFDRAIAAGGKIVQEPLRKRNGDGVFGGVKGPSGTTWWLATQTDL
- the dapD gene encoding 2,3,4,5-tetrahydropyridine-2,6-dicarboxylate N-succinyltransferase → MSNAQLETAIEAAWEARDTITPATKGETRDAIEATLAALDSGKLRVAEKQDSGDWHVNQWAKKAVLLGFRLKDMEEQSGGPQGSGWWDKVDSKFKGWEAADWKTAGFRAVPNCVVRKSAYIAPGVVLMPSFVNLGAYVDEGTMVDTWATVGSCAQIGKGVHLSGGVGIGGVLEPMQAGPTIIEDNCFIGARSEVVEGVIVREGSVLGMGVFIGQSTKIVDRETGEVMYGEVPPYSVVVAGSMPSKNGINLYCAVIVKRVDEKTRSKTGINELLRD